A stretch of DNA from Calditrichota bacterium:
CAGAGCCTGGCCCAAATAAGGTTTTAGCGGAACGAAATAATTTGGCAACTGTCCGTTCGATTATTAAGAGATCCGATATTTCACTTAATGTGCATCAATCCAAAGGAATTGCAGTTGTTGGCCACCATGATTGCGCTGGAAATCCCGTTGCCAAAGAAAAACAGGTTGAGCAAATTAAGGACAGTATCAGCTTTCTACAGCAAACATATTCAAAAATTGATATTATCGGATTGTGGGTAGACAACAATTGGGATGTAACTTTAATAAAGTGAGTTTATTATGAATACAATCAAAATCCATGAAGTTGGTTTGCGTGACGGACTTCAAATGGAAGAACAGGTAATCCCGAGCGAAACAAAAATAAAATGGGGGCATCAATTAATTGATGCCGGTCTGGATATTATCCAGGTTGGTTCATTTGTGCATCCAAAATATGTACCGCAAATGGCCGATACGGATGAGTTGTTCCGTTACTTTGCAACCGATGCTGAAAAACCCTGGACAGATCTTCTTTCCGGTCTTGTATTAAATGAAAAGGGCCTGGAAAGGGCTTTGGATTGTGGTGTTGAAATGATTTGCGCCGGTGTTTCTGCAAGTGAAACCCACAGTCAAAAAAACACTAAAATGGGCATAGATGAAGCTGTAGATCGTATTACAAAAATTGCTAAACAAGCACGTGATGCAAACAAGGTTGTACAGCTTTCAGTTCAATCGGCGTTTGGTTGTGGTTATGAAGGCCCCATCGCAGAAGACCAGGTGTTAAAAATTATCGGCAAATATCTGGATGCAGGGTTTACATATTTCAGCCTGGCTGATACTGCCGGTCATGCAGATCCAAATCAAGTAAAAAGGCTTGTGGAAAAAGTGCTAAATCTAGATAGCCACATCCAGTTAACCGGGCATTTTCATAATACGTATGCTATGGCGCTTGCAAATTGTATCGCCGCCGTACAAGCTGGTGTTGAAATATTGGAATCCTCTTTTGCAGGATTGGGTGGTTGTCCATTTACATCAGTGGCCGGTGGAAATGTTTGTACAGAGGATCTGGTTCACATGCTTCAACGTATGGGTTATAAAATTGATATCGATCTTGATTTGATCATTGCTACTGCCCGTGATGCAGCCAAGGTTTTAAACAAAGATTTACCGGGGATGATTTATAAATCGGGTTCAATAGACAAGCAGTTTGAGAGCAAATAGTAAAACTGGGTTTCAGGTTGCAAGTTACGAGTTGCAGGTTTTTTTTGGCTTTGAAAACATGTAACCTGAAACCCGCAACAAAATTATGATAAATATAAAGACTATTTTAAAGAAAATGGTAACTCCAAGGATGATTAAAAATATATGAAGAAGCTTCTTGAAAATATCCGTGTGTTGGATTTAACCAATGTTCTATCCGGCCCGTTTGCAACAGTACATTTAGCGCTTGCCGGTGCCGAGGTAATTAAAGTTGAAAATCCAAAAGGTGGGGATTTGGCGCGCAAGCTTGGTAATAAACCGGAATTTAATCAAAAACTGATGGGTACAAGTTTCCTTGCCCAAAACGCTAATAAAAAATCTCTTACCTTAAACCTGAAAAGTGAATCGGGAAAAGAAATTTTCCGCAAACTAGTAAAAGATGCCGATGTTGTAATCGAAAATTTTCGACCGGGTGTAATGAAACGCCTTGGCCTTTCCTATGATGATCTTACCAAAATAAATCCAAAAATAATTTATTGTGCAATTTCCGGTTTTGGGCAGGAAGGGCCGGATTCTCAAAAACCTGCATACGACCAAATTATGCAGGGGCTTAGCGGTGTGATGGCTATAAACGGAGATGAAACTTTAAACCCATTGCGTGCCGGCTTTCCATTGTGCGATACCGTTGCCGGATTAAATGCAGCCTATGCAGTTATGGCCGCCCTATTTCATCGCGAACGAACCGGCGAAGGCCAATTAATTGATGTGGCTTTGCTGGATTCGGTTATGCCACTAATGGGTTGGGTTGCTGCCAACTGGCTAATCGGCGGGAAACCACCAACTTTGTTAGGTAATGATAATTTCACTGCAGCGCCATCGGGTACTTTTAATACTAAAGACGGCTATATCAACATTGCGGCAAATAAACAGGAACAATGGCATAGTGTCTGTGATGTACTGGAAGTTGCTGAACTTAAAACCGACCCCAGGTTTGAGGAACGCGATACCCGTAAAAAAAACCGTAAACAATTAACACCGCTTCTTGAAGTGAAATTAACACAGCAAAATACAGATCACTGGGTGGATGTGCTTAATAAAGCAGGGGTTCCATCCGGAGCAATTCTCTCCATGCAAGATGCTTTGGTCGCAGATCAGATCAAATATCGTGAAACTTTATCAACTGTTAATGATGATGATATCGGTGATTTGCAGCTTTTTAACCTGACGGCAAAATTTAGCAAAACACCCGGCAAGATTGAATCGGCACCTCCAAAACTTTCCGCGCATACAAATGAGATTTTAGCAGAGTTGGGATATTCTTCAGATGAAGTTGCCAGCTTTAAAACAGAAGGCGTAATTTAAAAAATCTGTAGAGACACGATTAATCGCGTCTCTACATTTAGTTTATTTGCTTACTGTTTTTAATGCCTTTTCTGTCGCATGTAACAGAGCATCCGGGCCAACCGGTGATCCTGTCGCCTGCTTCATCCAAAGATCAGGTGCAATGTTCCCAAGTTTGGACATCCGTTCAAACTCCTGCCCGATATTGCCTGCTTTTTCCATTTGCTCCTCAATCTGGTGTGCAATCAAATGGCCAATCGGGTAGTTTGGCAAATACAAAAAGGAGTGAATCATATGTGAATAAACGCCAAGTAAAACCACATCTTTCTGGCCAAAAACAGGCGCATAATATTTATTCCAGATATCTTTTGAGATTTGAACTGTGGCATCTTTTAGCTGGGCAGGTGTCGCATCTGGATTATCATACATCCAATGCCAAACCGCCATATCAACCAGGCCAACTCCGGCTATTTCAAATGTACCCCAGAAATCATCAAGTGTTTTTAGTGCGGCACTTTTTGCATCCGGTTTGGCCAATCCAAGCAATTCTAAATCCTTCGCCTGGAAAACGAAAGCCAATGCTTCTGTAAATGCTGTGTTTGGTACGCCTTCCAAAAGGGTATAATCAATATTATTCAATGAAAAAACCTGCTCAACATTGTGGCCCATCTCGTGAACAGCAATATTATAGCCTTTATAATCCATGCCATCTTTGCCTACACGAGTCCGCAGATGTGCATTGGAAGAGCGCATTTGAGCGCCCCAGGCATGGCCCGAGCCGCGGGCCGGATCAACATCAATCTTGCTTGCCAGATAGTTTGCCCGTTCTTCAGTAAATCCCAGGCCAACCAATTGACGAGGCATATCTTTTTTATAAGCTTGCGGATTTGGATATCTTTTTTTTGTCATTTCGTCCAGCTGCTGTGGGCTGTATTTTCCCGTTGAGCGAAAACCATTATACCAGATATCAAAAGGCTCCAACTTCCGTCCAAGGCGCTGCTCGATTAAACCAGCCACTTTTTTAACCATGTCTGATGACATCACTTGTTCGAACATTTCTTTTACACGTTGTTCAGGAATCTCGCGGCCAACATCAAAACTGCGTGCAATTAATGTAGGTGCCGTTGGTGAATAAGGATCTTCTTTTTTAGCAGCCAGAAATGAATTTAGTAAAACTTCATAACGCCGGTTTGGCTCAGGATCATTGGATATTTTTAAATCTGCCGGCACAAGCTGATCAGAGTCTTTTACGGCCGCTTTTGTAACTTCACCTGTTTGTGGATTCCAATCCACATGCGGGTTATCCACAACAACATCCGGGATTGTCTGGTTTACAATATGCTCCATCACTCTCTGGATCATTCTTTGCTGTGGCAGACCTTTCTCACCATTACTGTATTGGGCTTTTATTTCATCTCTCAAGTTCCAATGGGAAAGCAGGCGCATTCCTTCAGGAAAAAGACGATTGCCATCATTGTCCAAAAGATGATGCATCCAAATATTATAACCGGCAATATATTGGTCCGATACAG
This window harbors:
- a CDS encoding hydroxymethylglutaryl-CoA lyase, with the translated sequence MNTIKIHEVGLRDGLQMEEQVIPSETKIKWGHQLIDAGLDIIQVGSFVHPKYVPQMADTDELFRYFATDAEKPWTDLLSGLVLNEKGLERALDCGVEMICAGVSASETHSQKNTKMGIDEAVDRITKIAKQARDANKVVQLSVQSAFGCGYEGPIAEDQVLKIIGKYLDAGFTYFSLADTAGHADPNQVKRLVEKVLNLDSHIQLTGHFHNTYAMALANCIAAVQAGVEILESSFAGLGGCPFTSVAGGNVCTEDLVHMLQRMGYKIDIDLDLIIATARDAAKVLNKDLPGMIYKSGSIDKQFESK
- a CDS encoding CoA transferase; protein product: MKKLLENIRVLDLTNVLSGPFATVHLALAGAEVIKVENPKGGDLARKLGNKPEFNQKLMGTSFLAQNANKKSLTLNLKSESGKEIFRKLVKDADVVIENFRPGVMKRLGLSYDDLTKINPKIIYCAISGFGQEGPDSQKPAYDQIMQGLSGVMAINGDETLNPLRAGFPLCDTVAGLNAAYAVMAALFHRERTGEGQLIDVALLDSVMPLMGWVAANWLIGGKPPTLLGNDNFTAAPSGTFNTKDGYINIAANKQEQWHSVCDVLEVAELKTDPRFEERDTRKKNRKQLTPLLEVKLTQQNTDHWVDVLNKAGVPSGAILSMQDALVADQIKYRETLSTVNDDDIGDLQLFNLTAKFSKTPGKIESAPPKLSAHTNEILAELGYSSDEVASFKTEGVI